The DNA sequence CTTTTTAATGGTATCGTAAACTGTTCACAATGAACCCCTTTCACTGTGCCTGCTCTCTAACAGAGAGTTTGTGTTTGTGAGGGTATATTAAACAAGGacgtaggtttgcatagggacggtagggacataacactaccaacttttcaggaggctcaaattgtccccaccaacttttaagcaaccttatttgcattatataatgagttctgATATAAAGGTAATTTAGGTTGTCTTCCCAAATTTTGTAAGGATAGAtttgaccctaccattattaagtgaattattttcattatgttcagacttatATTTACCCCTTTTCGCTTGCTGAATTTGCTGGtccatttttttccctcaaacGCACGTTTGATTGACTGATGACTTGACCATTTTTTCCATAATTGCTCAACCCACTGATGCATTTTAgagatgaaaataaggaaaaagaaggtgaaagagacaaccaattaaagcaatgtactgtattactcttgtggtgaaggacaatgtaggctaacatgtagttccatatataggttaagtagtagttaagagattattaataagtttgtatttattgtgtatgttaatatattttaagttatgttcaaatattgcaatttatattgctaataaaatcctggaatattctggaagttttcaaaatgtttctttggtagtttttgaaaacaaaggtttgaatcgaaccgtgtatcaggtgaaccaatagtataagtcaatacagatttattttgcattgatcatttagcctatcaatgaattaggttcatattcgtgacaaatttagcccaatctgtttggtcttattaatgtcccgtccccagaaaaaagtgtacatgcaggttatgctgttatatcgtccctaccaatgttgagaccaaacctacgcccttgataTTAAAGCCCCTTTTTTCTTcatgtctctttttttaagGTGGGCTTGCCAGAGGAAATGGTTAAACGCTGCATGCAACAGCTTGGCCTGGCGCTGGACTTCATGCACAGTAAAAACTTGGTGCACCGGGATGTCAAGCCTGAGAATGTGCTCTTGTTTGACCGCGAGTGCCGCCGCATCAAGCTGGCTGACTTCGGCATGACCCGACGCGTGGGCTGCCGTGTGAAGCGGGTGAGTGGCACCATCCCCTACACAGCCCCCGAGGTGTGTCGCGCCAACCGTGCAGAGGGTTTTCTCGTGACCACCAGTCTGGATGTGTGGGCATTTGGTGTGCTGGTCTTCTGCATGCTGACGGGCAACTTCCCCTGGGAGGCAGCGTTGCCAGCCGATGCCTTCTTTGAGGAGTTTCGACGCTGGCAGAAAGCAGGGTGTCCAGTGGGAACGTACCCATCTCAGTGGCGCCGCTTCACTGACGATGCTTTGCGAATGTTTCAGAGACTGCTCGCCGCCGATCCAGAAAAGCGCTGCGGGGTCAAGGACGTCTTCTGCTTCATCAAGTACGAGCTGGTCAGCGAGCTTAGACGCAGGGCATCTTACAGAGCAAAGAGAGGAGAGAGGTCCAGCTCTGGAGTCTGCACCGGGAGCTGCACCTCCTCCTCAACATCCACTTCTTCTCGTTCTTCCCACAGACACTCTGAGCCCTCCACCCCTCCGGGAACTTCCTGTCTGCGCCCAGCGCCTCTCAAACGTAGCGTCCTCTCCGACCCGCTCTCTCCCAGAGAGGAGTCTGGACAGCACCAGTCTCCTGGTCGAGACAAGAACAAAAGCCAGATGGTGATGGCAACAGCCATAGAAATCTGTGTGTAACCACATTTATGTTATTAGAAGAAACCAGATGGCTTTTCACACATAACAAGCTGTGAAGAGGTGTTAATGACCGCCACAGAGCACCGAGTGAAGAAGGAGAGGTACTTAAACAATGAAAGGGAGCCAGGATGCCATCCAAGCTTTGGAAATGGACATCATCAATCAGTGGCACACACTTGGACAGCTTCTTCCTGATTTTCAATGCCATGTAGGTTCTTATGTGTGACCAAAGACAGAGAAGCCATGCAGGTAGCGTTTAAAAGTCCACTGATTCTCCTCTGAAAGCTGCTCATTCCACAAACCTGACTTTTGCATTTTCTACCCATACACTGTGGTGGTGCTAATGAGCCTATACATAGATTCACTCCGTTTCTCTACTTCAGTGTGTTGTTATCTCTGAATTTTAGCACCTGAAAGACAAAATTTAATCTGATTATACAATGAAAGAAGATTGCGATTAGATGTAAACTGTTTGACTGCCATTTCTCAGACTTCCTGCCATCTTCCAATGGATAAACCACTTTAAACTCATTCAGGATTACacct is a window from the Cololabis saira isolate AMF1-May2022 chromosome 19, fColSai1.1, whole genome shotgun sequence genome containing:
- the sbk1 gene encoding serine/threonine-protein kinase SBK1, encoding MQDHGGERQVASSLPHSVKASLSLSPSGPGRAGSGGGSPTSKMGFCGGVPVEDMQALAITSLSAADVAKQYEHISELGKGTYGKVDLVAHRTQGTKMALKFVTKNKTKLKSFLREYSLTGSLSCSPFIIKVLDVLFETEDCYVFGQEYAPAGDLFDIIPPQVGLPEEMVKRCMQQLGLALDFMHSKNLVHRDVKPENVLLFDRECRRIKLADFGMTRRVGCRVKRVSGTIPYTAPEVCRANRAEGFLVTTSLDVWAFGVLVFCMLTGNFPWEAALPADAFFEEFRRWQKAGCPVGTYPSQWRRFTDDALRMFQRLLAADPEKRCGVKDVFCFIKYELVSELRRRASYRAKRGERSSSGVCTGSCTSSSTSTSSRSSHRHSEPSTPPGTSCLRPAPLKRSVLSDPLSPREESGQHQSPGRDKNKSQMVMATAIEICV